In the Nicotiana tabacum cultivar K326 chromosome 16, ASM71507v2, whole genome shotgun sequence genome, one interval contains:
- the LOC107767065 gene encoding allene oxide synthase 1, chloroplastic, producing the protein MASSSFALPSLKLQFPTHKSSSSSRNKYSSSLRPIKSSVSEKPPYISSPGTSPIQSRPTKLPIRKVPGDYGLPLVGPWKDRLDFFYNQGRDEFFKSRIQKHQSTVFRTNMPPGPFISFNPNVVVLLDGKSFPTLFDTSKVEKKDLFTGTFMPSTELTGGYRVLSYLDPSEPNHAKLKKLMFFLLSSRRNEVIPEFHNSYSELFETLENDLATKGKAGLNAANDQAAFNFLARSFYGVNPLDTNLGADGPKLIGKWVLFQLHPLLILGLPKVLEDLVLHTFRLPSALVKKDYQRLYNFFYENSTSILDEAERTGISREEACHNLLFATCFNSFGGMKIFFPNMLKWIGRAGVKLHTQLAQEIRSGIKSNGGKITMGAMENMPLMKSVVYESLRIEPPVASQYGRAKRDMVIESHDGAFEIKEGELLYGFQPFATKDPKIFDRSEEFVADRFIGEEGEKLLKHVLWSNGPENESPSINNKQCVGKDFVVLVSRLLLVELFLRYDSFEIEVGASPLGASITLTSLKRASF; encoded by the coding sequence ATGGCATCATCTTCTTTTGCTCTTCCTTCTCTTAAGCTACAATTCCCCACACataaatcatcatcatcatctcgTAACAAGTACTCATCCTCTCTTCGGCCCATTAAATCTTCGGTGTCTGAAAAGCCACCTTACATTTCGTCTCCAGGGACTTCTCCGATCCAATCTAGACCTACAAAACTCCCGATTCGAAAAGTCCCTGGAGACTACGGGCTACCACTAGTCGGTCCGTGGAAGGACCGGCTTGATTTCTTTTACAATCAAGGTAGAGATGAGTTTTTCAAATCTCGAATTCAGAAACATCAGTCTACTGTTTTTCGAACCAACATGCCACCTGGTCCTTTCATTTCCTTCAATCCAAACGTTGTTGTTTTACTCGATGGTAAAAGTTTCCCCACCCTTTTTGATACTTCTAAGGTTGAGAAAAAAGATCTTTTCACTGGCACTTTTATGCCTTCTACTGAACTCACCGGTGGTTACCGTGTTCTCTCCTATCTTGATCCTTCTGAACCAAATCACGCCAAATTGAAGAAACTCATGTTCTTTCTCCTTTCATCGCGACGTAATGAAGTAATCCCCGAGTTTCACAACAGCTATTCCGAGCTTTTTGAGACACTAGAAAATGACTTGGCCACTAAAGGAAAAGCTGGGTTAAACGCAGCAAATGATCAAGCAGCATTTAACTTTCTTGCTCGATCTTTTTACGGAGTTAATCCGTTAGACACCAATCTTGGAGCTGATGGACCTAAGTTAATTGGCAAATGGGTGTTGTTTCAGCTTCATCCTTTGCTAATTCTTGGCCTTCCTAAAGTTCTTGAAGATCTTGTCCTTCATACTTTTAGGCTGCCTTCTGCTTTAGTGAAAAAAGACTACCAAAGATTGTACAATTTCTTCTACGAGAACTCAACTTCTATTCTTGATGAAGCTGAAAGAACTGGTATTTCACGTGAGGAAGCTTGTCACAATTTGCTATTTGCAACGTGTTTCAATTCTTTTGGAgggatgaaaatattttttcccaatATGTTGAAATGGATTGGTCGAGCTGGAGTCAAACTCCACACTCAATTAGCTCAAGAGATTCGGTCAGGCATTAAATCAAACGGTGGAAAGATCACAATGGGTGCAATGGAAAACATGCCACTAATGAAATCTGTAGTGTATGAATCGCTACGTATTGAACCGCCAGTGGCATCACAATACGGCAGAGCAAAACGTGATATGGTGATTGAATCCCACGACGGAGCATTTGAGATTAAAGAAGGTGAGTTACTATATGGTTTTCAACCATTTGCAACTAAGGACCCGAAGATTTTTGACCGGTCTGAAGAGTTTGTAGCGGACCGGTTTATTGGAGAAGAAGGGGAGAAGTTATTGAAACATGTGTTGTGGTCTAACGGGCCGGAAAATGAAAGCCCGTCGATAAATAACAAGCAGTGTGTAGGAAAAGATTTTGTGGTTTTGGTTTCAAGGTTGTTGTTGGTTGAATTGTTCCTGCGATATGACTCGTTTGAGATTGAGGTTGGTGCTTCTCCTTTGGGTGCTTCTATTACCTTAACGTCTTTGAAAAGAGCCAGCTTTTGA